From the bacterium genome, the window GCCGAACTCAACCCCTGTTTCCCGAGGATGTGAAACGGCGATCGCCGTCATGAACGCACGGCCGTCGGGCTGATCCTCTCCGATCCTATCCCACTACCACGCGAACTCCGCCTTGACAACCGCTCGGGGCGGGTATAACCTTTTACCTAGTAGAACGATACACCATTTTTTTCGGCCCGACGGGGGGCCCCGCCCCTTTGGCGGGACGTGACGCGGGACGCGCGATGGCAGGGGGGACCGGTCTGGCCGATCCCACGACGATCCGAGACGTCGCCCGGCTCGCCCGGGTGTCCGTGAGCACGGTATCCAACGTGCTGAACGGGCGCTCCCGCCGCATGCGGCCCGCAACGCGCCGCCGGGTGGACCGCGCCATTACGCGCCTCAGCTATCATCCCAACCGGGCCGCCCGCCAGCTCCGCACCGGCCACGCCCGGACGATCGCGCTTGTCGTGCCTTCGGTGGCCAACCCGTTCTGGGGCACCTTCGCCATGTACGTCGAGAGCGCGGCGATGGCGCACGGCTATCAGGTCGTCCTCTGTAACACGGACCGGGATCGGGCTCGCGAGCATGCCTATGCCGCGGGACTGTGGCGTGACGGCATCCGGGACGTCATCCTCGGCTCTTCCCTCCCATCGCTGGATCACATCGCCGATTTAATGGCCCGGGGTCTCACGGTCGTCGCCCTTGGACTCCCCCCGGGCGCCGGCGGCATCCCGCCCGCGGCCAGCATCAGCGTGGACAACCACCAAGGGGGCCTGCTCGCGACCCGGCACGTGCTGCGGCAGGGACATCGCCGCATCGCCTTCCTCTCCGATCTGGCCCGGTTCACGAGCCGCGTCGAGCGTTACCGGGGCTACCGTGATGCGTTGGCGCACGCGGGTCTCGCGCCCGACCCGGCGCTCATTTGGATGCGAGGCGCCGACACCATGTCGCGCGACGCGGGAGGGGCTGACATCGGCCGCGTGGGCACCCGGCGCCTGCTCGCCGGTCCGAAACCGCCGACCGCGATCGTGACCGGGAATGATCTCTGCGCGTTCGGCGTCCTCGCCGCGGCGAGGGAACTCGGGCTCAGCGTCCCTCGGGACCTCTCGGTCGTCGGGTTCGACGACATCGACCTCGCTCGGCTCGCCAATCCCCCGCTGACGACGGTCCGCCAGCCGGCGCGCGAACTGGCTCGGATGGCGGTGGACCAGGTCTTGCGGGCCGCGGTCCAGCGCCTGGAGCGGGAGACGGCGACGTTGGTGGTGCGGCCCCGGCTCATGGTGCGGGCGTCCACCGCACCACCGCGGGGGTCACGCGCGCGGGTGGGGGAGGGGGAGACACCCGTGGCCAGCCGAGGTCGACACGCGTGATGACACAGAAGGGGGTGATCGGAGCAGAGCGGCGCAGCCCAGTGATGCCTTCTCCACGAAAGTGGGGCAACTTCGTACGCATAAGAGCTATCCAAAGGAGGGCAGACGATGGAAAAGCCCAAGGGGAAGACATCGCCCAGACGGTACACTCGCAGAGGCTTTCTGACCACGGTAGCGCGGGGTACCGTCGCCACGGGCGTGCTCACCGCGTATGGTGCCATCACTGTGACCTCAAAGGCAGCGCCGGCCGCGGTGAACATCGGCGGACTGTACCCGGTCACCGGAAGCTTCGGACAAATCGGGCAGGGCTGCGTCAATGCCGCCAAACTCGCGGTACAGATGGTCAACAGCGCCGGCGGCATCAAGTCGCTTGGCGGTGCCCCGCTGAACCTGATCCTCTCCGACGTGCAGAGCGATACCACCGTGACGCGCACGGAGACGGAGCGGTTGATCACAAGCAATAGGCTCTCCGCGATTCACGGCTCCTATGCCAGCGCTCTCACGCTGATCACCAGCGAAGTGGCGGAGCGGCTCAAAGTGCCGCTGCTGACCGGCTCGAGCTCGGACTTGCTCAATCAAGGAGGCCGCAAGTATACCTTCACCCCCTTCGCCCGGGCCTCCCAGTTCGCTCAAGCGCAGCTCCGGATGGCCAAGCTGATCAGCACCGGTAGGCCGAAGGTGGCGGTGGTGTTCGAGAATACCGCCTTTGGCACGTCGAACTCCAAGGGCCTCCAGAGCCAGGCGCCCGGCGCAGGCGTGGAGATCGTCATGTTCGAGCCGTACTCGGCCGGCTTCGCCGATGCCAGCCCCCTCATCAACAAGGTCAGGGCCTCCGGCGCCAGCATGCTCTTCGCCGTCTCCTATCTGACCGACCTGGTCCTCATCGTCCGCACGATGAAGCAGATGGGGGTCAACATTCCTCTCAACGGGGGCTCGGGGGGCTTCATCATTCCCGACTTTTACAAGAATGTGGGAAAAGACGCGGAAGGGCTAGTGGGCGTTGCCCACTGGAACCACGACATGAATGCCGACGCGAGGACCGTGGACGCGGCCTATCAGAAGCTCTACGGGGAATTCGCCTTCGAGTATGCGGGCGGCCTGATCGCCCAGACGTTCATGATCGCCGACGCACTCGAGCGGGCGGCGTCGCCCGACCCGCAGAAGGTACGGGACGCCCTGGCATCTCTTGACGTTTCCAAGGGCTACGCCGCGATGGCGCCCGGCGGAAAGGTGAAGTTCGACCAAAACGGCAAGAACGTCTACGGA encodes:
- a CDS encoding LacI family DNA-binding transcriptional regulator produces the protein MAGGTGLADPTTIRDVARLARVSVSTVSNVLNGRSRRMRPATRRRVDRAITRLSYHPNRAARQLRTGHARTIALVVPSVANPFWGTFAMYVESAAMAHGYQVVLCNTDRDRAREHAYAAGLWRDGIRDVILGSSLPSLDHIADLMARGLTVVALGLPPGAGGIPPAASISVDNHQGGLLATRHVLRQGHRRIAFLSDLARFTSRVERYRGYRDALAHAGLAPDPALIWMRGADTMSRDAGGADIGRVGTRRLLAGPKPPTAIVTGNDLCAFGVLAAARELGLSVPRDLSVVGFDDIDLARLANPPLTTVRQPARELARMAVDQVLRAAVQRLERETATLVVRPRLMVRASTAPPRGSRARVGEGETPVASRGRHA
- a CDS encoding ABC transporter substrate-binding protein, whose translation is MEKPKGKTSPRRYTRRGFLTTVARGTVATGVLTAYGAITVTSKAAPAAVNIGGLYPVTGSFGQIGQGCVNAAKLAVQMVNSAGGIKSLGGAPLNLILSDVQSDTTVTRTETERLITSNRLSAIHGSYASALTLITSEVAERLKVPLLTGSSSDLLNQGGRKYTFTPFARASQFAQAQLRMAKLISTGRPKVAVVFENTAFGTSNSKGLQSQAPGAGVEIVMFEPYSAGFADASPLINKVRASGASMLFAVSYLTDLVLIVRTMKQMGVNIPLNGGSGGFIIPDFYKNVGKDAEGLVGVAHWNHDMNADARTVDAAYQKLYGEFAFEYAGGLIAQTFMIADALERAASPDPQKVRDALASLDVSKGYAAMAPGGKVKFDQNGKNVYGHPLGVQWQKGNLVTVFPKGEAQASLIKA